A stretch of Misgurnus anguillicaudatus unplaced genomic scaffold, ASM2758022v2 HiC_scaffold_33, whole genome shotgun sequence DNA encodes these proteins:
- the LOC129453731 gene encoding uncharacterized protein, which yields MSDLPAARLRLHKPPFFSTGVDCFGPFHVKLGRRSEKRWGIIYKCLTTRAVHLDILHSMDVDSFLMSLRRFVARRGNPAELYSDQGTNFRAGERELYESFNSMSSDLQRILAAQKIDFSFNPPAAPHFGGTWEREIKSVKSALNTVIGAQSISEEVLHTTLLEVEAILNAKPLGYTSSDVADLNAVTPNVLLMGRLDGSLPPVVYQKSEKLSKRRWRHCQVLADHFWSRFIRDYLPSLQKRGKWHDTPLDLTVDSVVLLMDPQFPRALWPVGRVVKVHQSADGHVRSADVQVKDKIYTRPVARLITLPVISDDDDIHGAKPSSDKE from the coding sequence ATGTCCGACCTACCTGCAGCCCGTCTACGACTACACAAGCCCCCGTTCTTCTCTACGGGTGTCGACTGCTTCGGACCTTTCCATGTCAAGTTGGGACGGCGTTCGGAAAAGAGATGGGGGATTATCTATAAGTGCCTCACCACCCGTGCAGTGCACCTGGATATCCTACACAGTATGGATGTGGATTCATTCTTAATGAGCCTCAGACGGTTTGTTGCACGCAGAGGAAATCCAGCAGAGCTTTATTCAGACCAGGGGACAAACTTTCGAGCTGGCGAAAGGGAGCTCTATGAGTCCTTTAATAGCATGTCCTCAGATCTCCAACGAATTCTGGCTGCGCAGAAGATTGACTTTAGCTTCAACCCCCCTGCAGCTCCTCACTTCGGGGGGACGTGGGAGAGAGAGATCAAGTCTGTAAAGTCCGCTTTGAATACTGTTATAGGAGCTCAATCCATCTCTGAAGAGGTGCTTCATACGACTCTACTGGAGGTTGAGGCCATCTTAAATGCCAAACCGTTAGGTTACACCTCATCTGATGTGGCTGACTTGAATGCAGTAACCCCAAATGTTCTTCTGATGGGGCGGCTTGACGGATCACTGCCACCCGTGGTGTATCAGAAGAGTGAGAAACTAAGTAAGCGGAGGTGGAGGCACTGTCAAGTTTTGGCCGATCATTTCTGGTCAAGATTCATTCGGGATTACTTACCATCCTTGCAGAAAAGAGGGAAGTGGCATGACACCCCTTTGGATCTTACAGTGGATTCAGTTGTGTTGCTGATGGACCCCCAGTTTCCCAGGGCTCTCTGGCCGGTTGGCAGAGTGGTTAAAGTGCATCAAAGTGCGGATGGTCATGTGAGGTCTGCAGACGTGCAAGTCAAGGATAAGATCTACACTCGTCCAGTGGCCAGACTTATCACGCTTCCTGTGATCTCTGATGACGATGATATTCATGGTGCCAAACCCTCTTCAGATAAGGAATGA